The Pseudomonas sp. B21-023 genomic interval GAACGCTTCCAGGGCCCGGAGCGCGCCCGTGTGTCCACCCTGGTGATGGCCGTTGCGCTGCTGGCGCCGGCGCTGTCACCTACCCTTGGCGGGTTGATCGTCGACCATGGCCGCTGGCCGTGGGTCTTCCACAGCAACATTCCGCTGGCCCTGCTGACGGCGGCGCTGGCCTGGGCCTGGCTTGACCAGGCACCGGGTCCGACAGCGCCACGCCCGGACTTCAAGGGATTGCTGCTGGTCAGCGCCGCCCTCGCCTGCCTGCTGCTGGGCCTGTCGCTGTATGGTGCCGGCCATGGCGCCCTGCTGGCCATCGCCTGCCTGCTGGCGGGTGTGTCCTGCGCCTTGCTGTACCGCGCCCATTACCAACGCGCTGCGGCAGGCATCGTCGAGCTGAAGCTGCTCGCCATCCCCCGCCTGCGAGTCTCGATGCAGGTCTACCATGCGATCCCCGGGGTGTTCACCGGGGTCAACCTGTTGAACATCTTCTATCTGCAGGATGTGCTGCAACTGAGCGCCCAGGCCACCGGCCTGTTCATGCTGCTCTACGCCGCCGGGGCCTTCGCCGCCATGTTGCTGGCCGGCCGCCTGTACAACCGCGTCGGTGCCGCCCGCCTGTTGCTGCTCGGCATGCTCCTGCACAGCCTGGGTATCTGCCTGCTGGTCATGGTCGATACCCCGACGGACAACGCCGTACTGATGGCGGCCTACGGCCTCATGGGCATCGGCGGCGGCATCGGTGCCAACACCGCCCAGACCACCGCGCTGCTCGACTTCAGCGGCGAGCGGATGCAGCAGGCCAGCGTGCTGTGGAACCTCAATCGACAGATGGCCTTCAGCGTCGGCGCCGCCTTGCTGCTGATGATCTTCAACCTTTTACTGGTGGGCCTGAGTACGCCGGACGCCTATCACCTGACCTTCACTCTGGCCGCGCTGCTCGGGCTGGCGCCACTGATGACACTGCACACACTACCCCCGGAGACCCCTCGCCATGCCTGACCAAGCGATTGCCCGCGCCGAACGCAGCATTCATCACGTTCATGAGCTGATCCACAGAATCTTCACCCGCCCAGCGGCCGAGACCCAGGCAGTGCTCGGTGGACTGATGGCGGTGTTCGCCGATGATTTCAGCATGGTCGGCACGGCGGGCACGGTGGTGACCCGCGCACAGGTGGAGCAACTGTTCAGCCGGGCGGCCGGCGCACGGCCAGGGCTGGAGATCGTCGTCAGCAACGTCCAGGTGGTATGGCAGGCCGGGGTGAACGTAGCAGTGCGCTACAAGGAAACCCATCGGTTGCAGGGTGTGGTGCAGGCACGCTGGTCACTGGCACTGCTGGAGTGCAGCAACCGCGGCGTGGTGTGGCGATGCCTGCACGAGACCGCAATCAGCTAGCGCGGAGCTCGAGCAGGCATCACCGCTGCCGAGGCGTGTTTATCGACGGCCTCCTCAACCCGCCTCACGATAGGGATTGCGCGGATCCTGCGTCCAGTTCATGTACGGCTTGCCGGTGTCCTGCGCCTGCATGTCGATGCAACCTTCCACCGGGCAGGTGATCTGGCACAGGTTGCAACCCACGCACTCGGCCTCGATCACACTGTAGGCGTGAGTGCCGTCAGCCTTCAGGGTGCTGGCGATGGCCTGGTGCGAGGTGTCCTCGCAGGCGATGTGGCAGCGCCCGCAGCCGATGCAGGCGTCCTGGTCGATCTGCGCCACCGACTTGTAGTTGATGTCCAGGTATTTCCAGTCGGTGGTGTGCCCAACGGCCTGGCCACGAAACGCCTCGAGGTTGCGGTGGCCATGTTGGTCCATCCAGCGCGACAGGCCGTCCTGCATGTCGTCGACAATGCGAAAGCCGTGCAGCATCGCCGCCGTGCACACCTGTACCGCGCCGCTACCCAGGGCGATGAACTCGGCGGCGTCGCGCCAGGTGCCGATACCGCCGATGCCGCAGATCGGCAGCCCGCGGGTCTCGGGGTCACGGGCGATCTCGGCGACCATGTTCAGGGCGATCGGCTTGACCGCCGACCCGCAGTAGCCGCCATGGGTGCTCTGGTCGCCGACGATGGGGTGCGCGACCATGCGGTCCAGGTCGACGCTGGTGATCGAGTTGATGGTGTTGATGAGCGACACTGCGTCCGCCCCGCCCCGGTGGGCAGCGCGCGCCGACTGGCGGATGTCGGTGATATTGGGGGTGAGCTTGACGATCACCGGCAGCGTGCAATGGGTCTTGCACCAGCGGGTGACCATTTCCACATATTCGGGCACCTGGCCGACGGCGGCGCCCATGCCGCGCTCGGGCATGCCGTGGGGGCAGCCGAAGTTGAGCTCGATGCCATCGGCGCCGGTGGCTTCCACCAGCGGCAGGATGAACTTCCAGGATTCTTCGACGCACGGCACCATCAGCGACACGATCAGCGCACGGTCGGGCCAGTCCTTCTTCACCTGGGTGATCTCGCGCAGGTTGATCTCCAGCGAGCGGTCGGTGATCAGCTCGATGTTGTTGATGCCCTGCACCTGGCGGTTGGCGCCGTAGTGCGCCGAGTAGCGCGACGACACGTTGACCGCCGCCGGGTCCTCGCCCAGGGTCTTCCACACCACCCCGCCCCAGCCGGCCTCGAAGGCGCGGATTACGTTGTAGGCCTTGTCGGTGGGGGGCGCGGAAGCCAACCAGAATGGATTGGGTGCCTTGATGCCGGCGAATACGATGGACAGGTCGGCCATTTACGCAGCCTCCACGTTGAGCATGAGTTGGGCATGGATGGCTTCGGCGGCCAGCTTGCCATGTTGCACGGCCTGGACGGTGAGGTCCTGGCCCAGCGCGGTACAGTCGCCGCCGGTGTAGATGCCGGGGATGGAGGTACGCATGTGCGCGTCCACCTGTATGCGCTCGCCGTCGCGGGCCAGTTGCGCCGCCAGCGGATCGCCGAGGCTTTGCTCATCGAAGCGCTGGCCGATGGCCTTGAAGATCGCGTCGGCGGCCAGCTCGAAGGTTTCGCCGGTATCGCCCAGGCGTCCGTCGATCAATTGCGTGCGCGCGAAGCGCATGCCACGCACGCGCCCGGCATCATCCAGCAGCACGGCATCGGGCCGTGCCCAGGTGTGCAGGCGCACCTGATTGTGCTTGGCAATTTCCTGCTCATGGCCGGTGGCGCCCATGTCGGCTTCGCCGCGGCGGTACACCAGGTTGACGTCGCGGGCGCCCAGGCGGCTCATCTGCACGGCCATGTCGATGGCGGTGTTGCCGGCGCCGAGCACCAGGCAGCGGTCAGCCAACGGCAGCTGGGTGAGGTCGTCAGCCTGGCGCAGCTCACGGATATAGTCGGTGGCGGCAAGCAGGCCCGGCGCGTCTTCGTCCGCCAGGCCCAGCTGGCGCACGGCCCCCAGGCCCAGGCCGAGGAACACCGCGTCGTACTGGCCGTGGAGCTCGGCCAACGACAGGTTGCCGCCCAGGCGCTGGCCATGGAGGATCTCGATTCCGCCGATGCCCAGCAGGAATTCCACTTCGCGCTGGGCGTAGTCGTCCACCAGCTTGTAGCGGGCGATGCCGTATTCGTTGAGACCACCGGCCCTCTCCCGCGCCTCGAAGATCACCACGTCGTGGCCGTGCATGGCCAGCCGGTGCGCGCACGACAATCCGGCGGGGCCGGCGCCGACCACGGCGATGCGCTTGCCACTGGCCGGTGAGCGCTGGAACGGATGCTCGGTGAAGTCGGCATGGTCCAGGGCGTAGCGCTGCAATTGGCCGATCAGCACCGGGGCGCACTCCTGGGCGTTGTTGCGCACGCAGGCTTGCTGGCAAAGGATCTCCGTGGGGCAAACACGGGCGCAGCTGCCGCCAAGGATGTTGGCCGAGAGAATGCGTTCGGCGGCGCCCTGCAGGTTCTCGTCACTGATGCGGTGGATGAACGAGGGGATGTCGATTTCACTGGGGCACGCATTGACGCACGGCGCGTCGTAGCAGTACAGGCAGCGCGCGCTCTCGACAGCGGCCTGGCGGGCGGTGAGCGGGGGCGCGAGGTCGCTGAAGGCCTCTGCCAGCTGGTCGGCGCCGGCGCGGGGGCGCGGCAAGTGGTTCAGGGCATCGATCACGGTTGTAGCCTCTCGCTTTTTTATGGGTTCAGGCGGCGGTCACTCGCCTGTCCGTTCTGGGGGATGGCAGTCAACAGGAGCATGTGTGTTGTAATCAGGGTGCGCTTTGCGCCCCTATCGCCGGCAAGCCGGCTCCCACAGGTTGTGCATTCAGCAGCCACGACGCGCTGTCTGTGGGAGCCGGCTTGCCGGCGATAGGGCTGCGCAGCAGCCCCAGCTGCTTCAGCGCTGAACCGGCGTCGGTTTCTGCCGTTCGGCACGCCGTTCCAGCACCTCGTACACCGAGGGATAGGCCGGGCGCTCCACATAACGCCCCGCGCCCGGCTCGGCACGCAGGTCGCCATCGGCCCAGAGCACCTTGCCCTGGCTGACGGTGTGGCTGGGGACGCCGCGCACTGTGCGGCCTTCGAAGATGTTGAAATCGACCCGCTGGTGGTGGGTCTGGGCGCTGATGGTACGGGTGCCCTGCGGGTCCCACAGCACCAGGTCGGCATCGGCGCCGACGCGGATCGCGCCCTTGCGCGGGAACAGGTTGAAGATCTTCGCGGTGTTGGTGGAGGTCAGCGCGACGAACTCGTGCATCGACAGGCGCCCGCTGTTCACCCCGGCGTCCCACAGCACCGCCATGCGGTCTTCGATGCCGGCGGTGCCGTTGGGGATCCGGCTGAAGTCGTTGCGGCCCATGGCCTTCTGCTCGGCGCAGAAGCAGCAATGATCAGTGGCCGTGGTGTGCAGGTTGCCCGACTGAAGGCCACCCCACAGCGCCTCCTGGTGCTCGCGCGGGCGGAACGGCGGGCTCATCACGTAGCCGGCGGCGGTGGCCCAGTCCGGATCACGGTAAACGCTGTCGTCGAGCAGCAGATGCCCCGGCAGCACCTCACCGTAAACCGGCTGGCCCTTGGCCCGGGCATAGGTGATCTCATCCAGCGCCTCGCGGCTGGAGACATGCACCAGATACAGCGGCGTGCCCAGGGTTTCGGCGATACGGATGGCGCGGCTGGCGGCCTCCCCTTCGACCTGGGACGGACGCGACAGCGGGTGTGCCTCGGGGCCGGTCAGGCCCTGGGCGAGCAATTTTTGCTGCAGGTGATAGACCAGCTCGCCGTTTTCGGCGTGCACCGTGGGTACCGCGCCCAGTTGCAGGCAGCGTTCGAAGCTGGCCACCAGGGTGTCGTCGGCGGCCATGATCGCATTCTTGTAGGCCATGAAGTGCTTGAAGCTGTTCACTCCATGCTGGGCGACCAGTTCACCCATCTCCTCGGCGACCTGCTCGCTCCACCAGGTGATGGCGACGTGGAAGCCATAGTCGCTGGCACTCTTCTGCGCCCAGCCGCGCCAGGTATGGAAGGCTTCGAGCAGCGACTGCTGCGGGTTGGGGATGACGAAGTCGATGATCGAGGTGGTGCCCCCGGCCAGACCCGCGGCAGTGCCGCTGAAGAAGTCCTCGCTGGCCACCGTGCCCATGAACGGCAGCTGCATGTGGGTGTGCGGGTCGATGCCGCCGGGCATCAGGTACTGGCCACTGCCGTCGAGGATCTCACAGTCGGTGGGGGCTTCGAGGTCTTTGCCGATGGCGCGGATCAGGCCATCGGCACACAGGACATCGGCGGGGTAGCTCTCTTCATGGGTAACCACGGTGGCGCCACGGATCAACAGGGACATGCCGTTTTCCTCGCAGGCTGACCGGTCTTCTGGCCGGTTCTTGGAATTGTGTTGGCCGGGCGCTGGAGGTGATTTCATCAATCCTGTCAGGCCTGACAAGAATCGAGGCTAGTATCTGATCGGATATTCATCAAGAAAAAATATATGCAACCATCAAAAACAATAACTAATTGATTTTTAAAAATTTATTCACCAGCTCACCAAAAAGTGACACCCCTTCACCATTTTGACGCACTTGACAGGAAGCCAAATTGGTCAAGATTTTCTACGCAAAATCAGGTGTTTGTTTACTGGCTGGATGGCGCAGGCCGCGCCGGTGTTTTTCCAGGTTGCACCCGTTTGAACCACGCGGGTGCTGGACCGGCCAGACAGACGGCATGCCCAGGAGCTCCCGCTTCGCCTGCCGCCTTGATGAATGCCTCTGCAGGTCAGTGAGTTACCTCCGGTCGGCGGCGGCCTGCCGGGAAGGCGCGGGCTTTCCCGGCACGTTTGTTGAAAACGCAGGCCACAACCGCCTGGCCGGGCCGGAGGTGCAGTACTGGTGGTGTGTGTACTCCGGCCATCGCGTCAGCCCGATGAGCGACAACTACAAGAAAAAAGACCTGGAGAACCCCATGCAACAGAGCAGATCGCAAGTGGTCGAGCAGCATGGCCTGTACGAGCTCGACGCCGGCAGCGACGTCCTCGACAGCCCCCGCTACAACCACGACATCGCACCGACCAAGGTGCACCAGCGCACCTGGAACAAGTGGCACATCACTGCGTTATGGGTGGGCATGTCCATCTGCGTGCCTACCTACACCCTTGGCGGCGTGCTCACCGCCTACTTCGGCCTGAGCGTGGGCGAGGCGCTGCTGGCGATCCTGCTGGCCAACCTCATCGTGCTTATCCCGCTGACCCTCAACGCCTTCCCCGGGACCAAATACGGCATCCCGTTCCCGGTGCTGCTGCGCGCCTCGTTCGGTATCTTTGGTTCCAACGTGCCGTGCCTGATCCGCGCCGTGGTGGCCTGCGGCTGGTTCGGTATCCAGACGATGTTCGGCGGTCTGGCCATCCACCTGTTCCTGGGTTCGTTGTTCCCCGAGTGGAAGGCACTGGGTGGATCCGGCGAGGTGATCGGCTTCATGCTGTTCTGGTCGCTGAACCTGTGGGTGGTGCTGCGCGGCGCCGAGTCGATCAAATGGCTGGAGACGCTGTCGGCACCGTTGCTGGTGGCGGTCGGTGTCGGCCTGTTGTTCTGGGCGCTGCCGCACATGTCGATGAGCGAGTTGCTGGCGCAGCCGCCCAAACGCCCCGAGGGCGCCAGCGTGGTCGGCTACTTCTGCGCCGGGCTCACCGCCATGGTCGGTTTCTGGACCACGCTGTCGCTGAACATCCCCGATTTCAGCCGTTACGCGAAAAGCCAGAAGGACCAGATTCTCGGGCAGATCTTCGGCCTGCCGCTGACCATGTTCCTGTTCGCTTCGCTGGGCGTGATCATGACCGCTGCCTCCGCCTCGCTGGTGGGTCAGACGGTGTCCGACCCGGTGAGCCTGATCGGCCATATCCAGAGCCCCGGCTGGGTGGCCCTGGCCATGGCGCTGATCATCGTCGCAACGCTGTCGACCAACACCGCGGCCAACATCGTCTCGCCCACCAACGACTTCCAGAACATCGCCCCGCGCCTGATCGGGCGCAGCCGTGCCGTCTGGCTGACCGGCTTCATCGGCCTGGCGCTGATGGGCCACGAGCTGCTCAAGAAGCTCGGCTGGATCGTCTCCGACCTGAGCCTGGAGAGCCTGTACTCCAACTGGCTGCTGGGCTATTCCAGCCTGCTAGGGCCAATCGCCGGGATCATGGTGGTGGACTACTTCCTGGTCCGCCGCCAGCAGCTGGACCTCGCCGGGCTGTACCGCGACGACGTGTACCCGGCGTGGAACTGGGCCGGGTTCATTGCCTTCGGCGTGCCGGTGGCGCTGACCGTGATGGCGATTGGCAACAGCAGTTTCAGCTGGTTCTACGACTACGGCTGGTTCACCGGTTCGCTGCTCGGCGGCGGGCTCTACTACGCCCTCGGCGGTATCGCGGTGCGCGGCCCGGCGCGGCTGGCCAAGCCGATGCCCTGATGCGCCGCATCGCGGGGCAAGCCCGCTCCCACGTGATGGTAAAAATAACAGCCTGAGGAGACACCCCATGACCACCCCCGCCAAGGAAATCCTGCAATCCAGCCAACACCACATAGACAGTAACCGCCTGTGGCAATCGCTGATGGACCTGGCCCGCCTCGGCGCCACGCCAAAGGGCGGCGTATGCCGCCTGGCGCTGACCGATCTCGATCGCCAGGCTCGCGACCTGTTCGTGCAGTGGTGCGAAGCAGCCGGTTGCACGGTGAGCATCGACGCCGTAGGCAACATCTTCGCCCGCCGCCCAGGGCGCAACGCCAAGCTGCCACCCGTGATGACCGGCAGCCATATCGACACCCAGCCCACCGGCGGCAAGTTCGACGGCTGCTTTGGCGTGATGGCCGGGCTGGAGGTGATCCGCACCCTCAATGATCTCGGCGTGGAAACCGAAGCGCCGCTGGAGGTGGTGGTGTGGACCAACGAGGAAGGCTCACGCTTCGCCCCGTGCATGATGGGTTCTGGGGTGTTCGCCAACAAGTTCACCCTCGAGCACACCCTGGCCAAGCGCGATGCCCAGGGCGTGAGCGTCGGCGAGGCATTGAACGCAATCGGCTACGCCGGCAGCCGCACCGTGTCCGGCCACCCGGTCGGCGCCTACTTCGAGGCGCATATCGAGCAGGGCCCGATCCTCGAGGACCAGCACAAGACCATCGGCGTGGTGCTCGGCGCCCTCGGCCAGAAGTGGTTCGACCTGACCCTGCGCGGCGTCGAGGCCCACGCAGGCCCCACGCCGATGCACCTGCGCAAGGACGCCCTGGTCGGTGCCGCCGCCGTGGTCGAGGCGGTCAACCGCACCGCCCTCGCCCACCAGCCACATGCCTGCGGCACGGTCGGTTGCCTGCAGGCCTACCCCGGCTCGCGCAACGTGATCCCCGGCGAAGTGCGCATGACCCTGGATTTTCGCCACCTGGAAGGCCAGCGACTGGAGTCGATGATCGCCGAGGTGCGCCAGGTGATCGAGGCCACCACGGCCAAGCACGGGCTGGACTACGAGCTGGTGCCCACCGCTGACTTCCCGGCCCTGTATTTCGACAAAGGTTGCGTCGAGGCGGTACGTGATTCGGCACGCAACCTGGGCCTGGCGCACATGGACATCGTCAGCGGCGCCGGGCACGACGCGATTTTCCTTGCCGAACTGGGCCCGGCGGGGATGATCTTCGTGCCGTGCGAGGGCGGGATCAGCCACAACGAAATCGAGAACGCCACCCCCGAGGACCTCGCCGCCGGCTGCGCGGTGCTGCTGCGGGCGATGCTGGCGGCGTCGGAGGCAATTGCCAACGGACGATTGGCGGCGTAGCGATGATCTTCTGGAGATCGCCCACCCCTTGGGCTGCGCTGTCGCGCAGGGAATAGCGTTCAAGCATCACCTGCGTGGGAGCGGCCGTGCGCCGCTGCCACGCAGCTCCACAACAAGGCCACAACCGACGGCAAATCACACCAACCCCTTCCCGACAGACGGCTTATCGCTATATATTCCGCACCATAACGATAATCCCTCAGGAGCCGTCTTCATGCGTATTCGCTTGTTCTGTCTGGCCGCCAGCACCCTCGCCAGCCTGATCTGCCTCAACAGTGCCTGGGCCGATGAAGTCCAGGTCGCCGTCGCGGCCAACTTCACAGCGCCCATCCAGGCCATCGCCAGGGATTTCGAGAAGGACACCGGCCACAAGCTGGTCGCTGCCTACGGCGCCACCGGCCAGTTCTACGCACAGATCAAGAACGGCGCGCCATTCGAAGTGTTTCTCGCCGCCGACGACAGCACTCCGGCCAAGCTGGAACAGGAAAAGGAAATCGTTGCAGGCTCGCGCTTCACCTACGCCATCGGCACCCTGGCGCTGTGGTCGGCCAAGCCAGGCTATGTCGACGCCAAGGGTGATGTGCTGAAGAAGAACGAGTACAAGCACCTGTCCATCGCCAATCCCAAGGCCGCGCCCTATGGCCTGGCCGCCACCCAGGTACTGGACAAGCTGAAGCTGACCGAAGCCACCAAGGCGAAGATCGTCGAGGGCCAGAATATCACCCAAGCCTTCCAGTTCGTTTCCACCGGCAACGCCGAGCTGGGCTTCGTCGCGCTGTCGCAGATCTACAAGGATGGCAAGGTCAGCGAAGGCTCCGCCTGGCTCGTGCCCGCCGAACTGCATGACCCGATCCGCCAGGATGCGGTGATCCTCAACAAAGGCAAGGACAACCCGGCCGCCAAGGCCCTGGTCGATTACCTCAAGGGCCCGAAAGCCGCCGCGGTGATCAAGTCCTACGGCTATGAGCTCTGATGCCTCTCGACGCCAGTGACCTGGGCGCCATCTGGCTGACCATCAAGCTGGCCAGCCTGACCACCGCCATCCTCCTGGTGCTGGGCACGCCCATCGCCTGGTGGCTGGCGCGCACCCGTTCCTGGCTGCGCGGGCCGATCGGCGCGGTAGTGGCCCTGCCCCTGGTGCTGCCGCCAACGGTAATCGGCTTCTACCTGCTGCTGGCCCTCGGCCCCCATGGCTGGATCGGCCAGGCCACACAGGCTCTGGGCCTGGGCAGCGTGGTGTTCAGCTTCACCGGGCTGGTGATCGGCTCGGTGGTGTACTCGATGCCCTTCGTGGTGCAGCCATTGCAGAACGCCTTCGGCGCTATTGGCCAGCGCCCGCTGGAGGTGGCAGCGACACTGCGCGCCAGCCCCTGGGACACCTTCGTCCACGTGGTACTGCCCCTGGCTCGCCCCGGTTTCATTACCGCCAGCATCCTCGGCTTCGCCCATACCGTCGGCGAGTTCGGCGTGGTGCTGATGATCGGTGGCAACATTCCCGACAAGACCCGTGTGGTCTCGGTGCAGATCTTCGATCACGTCGAGGCCATGGAATATAGCCAGGCCCACTGGCTGGCCGGGGCCATGCTGGTGTTCTCGTTCCTGGTGCTGCTGATGCTCTATGCCGGCCGCCGTGGCAAGGCAGGCTGGAGCTGAAATGAGCGCATCGATACAGGCGCGCCTGAAACTGGCGCGTGACGACTTCACCCTGGACGTCGACCTTGACCTGCCCGGTCGCGGCATCAGCGCCCTGTTCGGTCACTCCGGCTCAGGCAAGACCTCGTGCCTGCGCTGCCTGGCCGGCCTGGAACGGGCCGCCAGCGCCTACATCGAAATCAATGGCGAGGTGTGGGAAGACAGCGCCCGCGGGCACTTCATCCCACCTCACCGGCGCCCGGTCGGCTACGTGTTCCAGGAGGCCAGCCTGTTCCCGCACCTGTCGGTGCAAGGCAACCTTGAGTTCGGCTGGCGCCGTATCGCACCGCAGGCACGCAAGATCAGCCAGGAACAGGCCTGCCAGCTGCTGGGCATCGGCCACCTGCTGGCGCGCAAGCCGGCGACACTGTCCGGCGGCGAGGCACAACGCGTCGGCATCGCCCGAGCCTTGCTCAGCAGCCCGCGACTGTTGCTGATGGACGAGCCCCTGGCTGCGCTCGACAGCGCGCGCAAGCGTGAAATCCTCCCGTACCTGGAGCGCCTGCACGACGAGCTGGATATCCCGCTGATCTACGTCAGCCATGCCCAGGACGAAGTGGCGCGCCTGGCCGACCACCTGGTTCTGCTCGAACAGGGCAAGGCGGTGGCCAGCGGGCCGATCGGCCAGACCCTGGCCCGCCTCGACCTGTCATTGGCCCAGGGCGAGGATGCCGGGGTGGTGCTCGAAGGCGTGGTGGTGGGCCACGACCCGCATTATGAGCTGTTCGACCTGCGCCTGCCCGGCACGGAGGGGCAATTGCTGCGTATCGCCCACCCCGCCTTGCAGGTGGGCAGCAGCCTGCGCCTGAAGGTCCAGGCCCGGGACGTCAGCCTGGCATTGGCCGCCGACGGCGCGTCGAGCATTCTCAACCGCCTGCCGGTGCGGGTCCGCGAATGCCGCCCGGCGGACAACCCGGCCCATGTGCTGGTCAGCCTGGATGCCG includes:
- the modC gene encoding molybdenum ABC transporter ATP-binding protein: MSASIQARLKLARDDFTLDVDLDLPGRGISALFGHSGSGKTSCLRCLAGLERAASAYIEINGEVWEDSARGHFIPPHRRPVGYVFQEASLFPHLSVQGNLEFGWRRIAPQARKISQEQACQLLGIGHLLARKPATLSGGEAQRVGIARALLSSPRLLLMDEPLAALDSARKREILPYLERLHDELDIPLIYVSHAQDEVARLADHLVLLEQGKAVASGPIGQTLARLDLSLAQGEDAGVVLEGVVVGHDPHYELFDLRLPGTEGQLLRIAHPALQVGSSLRLKVQARDVSLALAADGASSILNRLPVRVRECRPADNPAHVLVSLDAAGSALLARITRYSADQLDVRAGQLLWAQIKSVALLG